Within the Telopea speciosissima isolate NSW1024214 ecotype Mountain lineage chromosome 4, Tspe_v1, whole genome shotgun sequence genome, the region TTGGGGATCCTCTAAGCTGCAATGAATTCCAAGAATCAGTGATCACCTCAAGGAAGCCAGGTTCAAGAATCCAAAAGTGCTCAAATCAGAAAGGCCTATTGCGTCTTAGTAGAGGATGATCCATATGGAGGATAATAGCTCGATGATCCGATGTAGCCATCACTTCGGTAGAGACCCAAGCATTAGGATGACGCTGGAACCACTCCTGGTTTGATAAGAACCTATCGAGCCTGGCCTCAATCCTCCTCTCCCCCATTTGTCTATTGTCCCAAATGAAGTGATAGCCCTGAAATGGGAGGTCCGAAACACAGGCAACATTAATGAAATCATTTAGTGGGGCCATCTGACTTAGCGTTACCTCCCTGCCTCCTCTTTTATCAATATTGAGTAGATAGGAGTTCCAATCCCCAGTGAGGAGCCAAGGGTGATTAATAAATGTAGAAAGGTGAAGAAGAGTGGAGAATTGTTCCTCACTTGATGAGATCAGTACAACTCAAGTAAACAAACGTCATCTCCCAAATTTCATTAAGATCCAAAAAGGTAGCTTCCACATGAATACACCAATTGCTGGTCCACAAAACATTACAAGTAACTCTGTCCGACCACATAAGCGACAAACCTCTAGCGCCATTAACAGCCGGGATACAAACAGAATTAGAGAAAGACCAGGCACGACAGATGTTGCTGAGATTGGGATTGGATGATTTTGTTTCAGAATAAAAGCAAACTTCGGGTCTGAGTTTTATTAACAGGTGACGAATTTCACGCCTTGTCATAGGGCGACCCAACCCTCGACAATTGAAGGCCATAACTCTCATTATCCTTTGGGTGGCTGTTTACGGCCAGCCACCGACGCCTCAGATTCAGCAACTGCAACTGAGTTGATGTCAGACTTCGCCTTCTTGGTTGTCTCACCTTCCCCAGGAGTGAATAGCTGTAGTGCAAGTGGATCTTGGACCTCAAGTAAGACAGCACGCTTCTTGGGTAGCAAGGATGAAGATTCAGCCATAGACATGGAAGTAGTGATGGGAATTCCTTGGAGAGCAAAACCACTTCCCTTTAAGTTCCAGAATGCTGCTTGATTGTTGAACGCAATGGCGGGATGCAATCCAGTGACCCAGCTTCAGAAGTCATAACTTGCTTGTCCTTGCGTTTGGTTGAAGAGACTGCAGCTTGAGGGCTTGGCACTGGATTTGGAAGGAACACTGGGATAAGGTTAACAGGAACGTGTGAGGTAGGCATATCCCTCGTAGGAGCCACAGCTAGAGAGGAATTGTTTCGAATGATGTCAAGCATGACCTTTCTAGTATTAGCTGAGGTAAGGGGTTGTTCAATACCAAACACATGGGCCATGGTTATAATGGATTGGAGAAGTTTAGATTTCCTTCGATGTGAGTAGGGGATAGCTGACCCGGTTGATGAGGAACCCAGATGAGGAGGCTGGGAAGAAGGTTGTGATTCAGAAGAGGTACCAAAAAAGTCATCATAGACAGCGCAAATCTTAGATATGAGATTAGTGCGGCGCGGGGGTATGGCTGCCTTAGGAAGGAGACCTAGCTCAGTAGCAGGGTCACGCAAAGATATAGCTTTTAAAAACTCCTGTCGAGGCCAATCCGCACCTTATGAATGACCAAACATAATGCAGTTAAGAAAGATCAGGGTAGGTCTGTTTTCGTACGCAAATCCAATAGAAGTGGATACATTGGTCCCAAATTCACCACAGTTGATTGATTGATGTTGTGGGTGAGAGGGATGATGACTCTGGCTGCAGGGCAGTTAGTGGAACTGATGGAGCCAGAGGGACATTCAATCCCCAAACACCTCCCAACTTTGGAGAAGATAGAGGTGAGAATATCATGACTATAAAACATCCAATGTAGATTCTGTGGACCCAGATGGTGGCCATGGTAAAGATGGCCTGGTAAGCAGGAATTTCAAGAATCCACTGTTGGAGAATCACCAGGTGACCCAGATAAATCCATGGGTGAGAAAACAACGTAACATGCATGTCTCTAGCCATTTTGAATTTGATGATAAACGGTCTGCAGCATTTTCCACCAAGTGAATTTCTTCAACCTTCACAGACTTAGCATTACCGGCTCGGTTGAACATTGAACGTAGTTCCAACACATAAACGGGGACATTGTCCATGACCCAGCCGATAATAGAGTATTGTAAATTGGCTCGCACCAATTGCAGAGTATTGGATTGAAGATTGGATATTATTGCCTTGACCTTTGAAGATTACAAGTGTGTACATATATATAGGAGAGGTGAGAGGAATCCACAagattggaaactcaatcacctttaccatatagagagagatgtgaTTGAAAGAATATTGGGATTGAGAGAGATTGCATACAATTATAGAAAGCTAGCTAATGATAAGATAGGATTGCATGGGATTGCATGTAATCATGGTAAGAGCCAAGATGGTAAGTGCCAAGATGGAAAACTGTTATGACTGATACACCCCCTTAAGATGAAGATTTAAGAGATCTAATCTTTAGCTTGTTCTGAAGGAAAGAAAAACGTGTCGTACCGAGCCCCTTAGTCATAATGTTCGCAATCTGGTCTTTTGTGGAAATAAATCGGACCTGAAGTTCCTTTTTGGCAACTTTATCACGCACAAAATGGAAGTCGATCTCTATGTGCTTGGTGCAGGCATGAAAGACCGGATTGGCGGAGAGATAAGTGGCTCTAATGTTGTCGCACCATAACACCGGGGCCTGGGTCGTGGACAGACTGAGTTCGCCAAATAGAGACTGGAGCCAAGTCAGCTCGGCACAGGCATCAGCAAGTGCTTTATATTCTGATTCAGTGGATGACCGGGCAACTGTCTTCTGTTTCTTCGAGGCCCAAGAGATCAAATTCGGGCCCATATAGATTGCATATCCACCTGTAGATTTtttatcatcaccatcacccgcccaatcagcatcagtgaaagCCTGAAGATCCTGAGAAGAGGATTTTGTGATGCGAAGGCCATATTTAATAGTATGCTTGAGATAGCGTAGAATCCTTTTCTCCATGGACCAATAGTCTTTAGTTGGGTTGTGCATGAACTGGCACACCCGGTTCACTGAGAAGGCTACATCAGGACGGGTTAGGGTAATATACTGAAGTGTACCATCGATAGACCTGTATTGAGTCGGATCTGAGTGTGCGACACCCCCTGTAGAGGAGGCTTTATTGGTGGTGGCCATCGGTGTGAGAACTGGTTTGCAGTCCACCATGCCAGCTCGTTGTAAGAGATTGGTAATGTAACGGGTTTGAGACAGAATAACCTCATCTGGCTGATATGTGGCCTCAAAACCCAGAAAGAAATTCAAACGACCAAGGTCCTTGATGGAGAACTCCGAAGCAAGCTGTTGGAGTAGAGCAGTGATGTGCGCAGGCTGGTTCCCTGTAACcagtatgtcatctacataaaccaaGACATAAGTTACCATGTGGCCCTGTCTATGAACAAAGATGGATCAGTGTGGGATGCCCGAAAACCAGTCCCAATTAAAAACTAAGAAAGACGGCTGAACCAAGCCCGGGGGGCCTGCTTAAGCCCATATAAAGACTTGTGCAACTTGCAGATATGGTGAGGCCGATTggaatcttcaaaaccctggGGTTGTGTCATATAGACTTCTTTATTAAGAATGCCATGTAGAAAGGTATTTTGAACGTCTAGTTGACTAACGGCCCAACCATTGGAAATAGCCATTGTGAGGACGGTCCGAATTGTTGTGGGCTTTATAACTGGGCTAAAGGTTTCATCATAATCGAGGCCGTGCTGCTGGTGAAACCCCTTAGCAACAAGTCGGGCCTTATACCGCTCAATCGTGCCATCCGCCTTCCGCTTGATCctgtacacccatttacaacccgTATCTGGATCTAGACAAAGCGTACCTCTTAAGGATAAGATACACTTCTCATCAACTATGACTCTTCAACCCCCTTCTACTTCCGGCATCTCCCTCAAAAGCTCTCATGCAGCAAAGGTTGATTACCTGTACGAACTCAGCTATACTCCGGCTGAGCAGCAGATCCATCCGACCAATTTTCCCATCATCAATCCTTACGATATTTTCCCTAAAGCATCTACTTCGGTTACTAAGAAATTCCAGACTATTCTCTCTCCCAAGAAGACCCCTGGTCTCAAAGAATATGTCCAGGCACCCCCCTTTTCTCAGAACCAGATTACTGCCAACGACAAAGAGCAGTACTTTCCGATGGAGATCAGCCCAGATCTCATCCGTCAGTGGATCGCCCTTAGATACACCCATCTCCATCTCGGAGCTGTGAAGATTACTGCTACTTTGCATAGTCGAAAAGGACTACCCGTGGCCATGCGTCTTAATCTCCTAGACACAAGATTCCGCAACTTTCCTCATGCCACGATCACTGATGTCCAGACCACTCTGAATGATGGCACAGTCTTCTACACAGTGTACCCAAACTACAATGTATCCCTGCAAGATCCCAATCTCCCCGACGCCTGGCAATTTCTAGTTCAGCTCACGGGTGCCCCACAAAAAGAATCAGCCATTGCGGTGACTCTTCACTACCATATCTGTTACAGGCTTCAAAATCATGCCATGAATCTCAACACTGGTTTTTCCAGCAACGATTCGGCATTATTTGTTCAGATCGGTGAAGACAGAATTCCTACGGTGACTCATGTTCCCCGACAAATCAGCCGTGCTGAACTGATGAAGGTGATCCTGGAATCTTGGATCACAGCATATGAGCCCACTCACAATACACATGCGGCTACTCCCCCTATCACTGCAACAAACCCTGTCTACAAGCCTCTGGACGATGGAAGAACTATGGTAACTTACCCCAGGCCAGCTGATTTCTGTACAGCTGTCCCGATCTACCCTCAAGACCTTCCAGAGAGATTACCTCATGTTCCCATAGAGGCATTTGACAACTTCGGTGCTCCGATCTATCCGTTCACCGGACCTACTGGCCACACTTGGTTCAATGTCTGTGAATGTCCTGATTGCGATCATACAGACGACGAGCCCGAACCTCCTCCAAAgcctaagaagaagaagaagaaaggcccTGATCCTCTTTGGCAAAGGTATCTACTGGCCACGTTGCCCTAATGTTGGCCCTCTTGGTGAAGATAGAGGCCACTACCAATTTATCGTTGAGTACTGCTTCAGCAAACCTTGCTTCCTCGGTTGCTGCCTCCTATCTCTTCAGATCCAGAGCCTCCTTTTCAGGAACCGCCTCCTTCTACTTGTAAGCCAGATCTCCCTCTggcaccaccaccgccactagCATCACCTCCTTTGATGCTTTGGCAGCAGCAAGTCCAGCAGCCCATTCCCTGCTTTATAGCCTCTGGGTCAGAAGGCATCAGCAGGACTTTTCCCCCCATGGTCGATTATGAAGATTCTGATCGCCGTCATCATCGGTGGAAGATTACCCCACCAAGTGTTGTTGACAATATGGGCCAGATGTCCGTCAATTCTTCTGTTGAAGCCCAGCTCAATTGGCAAGCAGAAAATGCTTTGGTATAGAACCAATACCTGCATAAATTGATTTCTTACCAGGAACACCATACTCTTGCCCTTCAGCAAAGTGAAATTGATGTTCGTTACCTCAAAACGAGGATTGAGAATCTCCACCAAGAACTTCTACATATTGCTACTACTGTGAAAGATGTCTCTTATGCCTCTGCTCTTATTTCTGTCcgtgagaaagaaaagaggctTCTTGAGGACCAGCTGAGATATGCCCAAGCACCAATACCCACCAGTCCGCCTTCGTACAATTACCCTTTGTTCTTTGACTccttttcttccccttctcatCCTTCACCAAAAGTTCCTCATACCTTCCCCACAGCCATGTTCAAAGAACTCCAAGAACAATAAAGAAACCTTGCTTCTCAAAAGGCCAAAACCTCAAAACCAAAAAGGTTTCAACCATCTCATCCACCCATTGTTTCTCTCCCTTCGTACCTCACCCCCTTGTCAACACCAACCTCTCAGCCCACTTTCCAACCCATTCTGGGTCACACTCCCCCAGGACCTCCTGCATTCGTCCCATGGGTACCTCCTCCTAAACCTACTATCCCTAAGACGGCTCTTGCCCTTGTTCCCTCGCCTCCAAATCCGAATACCCTAAGTACTTACCTCACCCAGTTAACCATGTAAGATCCTATCCCGGTGC harbors:
- the LOC122659267 gene encoding uncharacterized mitochondrial protein AtMg00810-like, with the protein product MVTYVLVYVDDILVTGNQPAHITALLQQLASEFSIKDLGRLNFFLGFEATYQPDEVILSQTRYITNLLQRAGMVDCKPVLTPMATTNKASSTGGVAHSDPTQYRSIDGTLQYITLTRPDVAFSVNRVCQFMHNPTKDYWSMEKRILRYLKHTIKYGLRITKSSSQDLQAFTDADWAGDGDDKKSTGGYAIYMGPNLISWASKKQKTVARSSTESEYKALADACAELTWLQSLFGELSLSTTQAPVLWCDNIRATYLSANPVFHACTKHIEIDFHFVRDKVAKKELQVRFISTKDQIANIMTKGLGTTRFSFLQNKLKIRSLKSSS